A genomic window from Micromonospora ferruginea includes:
- the groES gene encoding co-chaperone GroES, which produces MPVTTATKVAIKPLEDRIVVQANEAETTTASGIVIPDTAKEKPQEGTVLAVGPGRIDDKGNRVPVDVKVGDTVLYSKYGGTEVKYAGEEYLVLSARDVLAVIEK; this is translated from the coding sequence ATGCCCGTGACTACCGCGACCAAGGTTGCGATCAAGCCGCTCGAGGACCGCATCGTGGTCCAGGCGAACGAGGCCGAGACCACCACCGCCTCGGGCATCGTGATCCCCGACACCGCCAAGGAGAAGCCGCAGGAGGGCACCGTCCTCGCTGTGGGCCCGGGCCGGATCGACGACAAGGGCAACCGCGTGCCGGTCGACGTGAAGGTCGGCGACACCGTTCTCTACTCGAAGTACGGCGGCACCGAGGTCAAGTACGCCGGCGAGGAGTACCTGGTGCTCTCCGCCCGCGACGTCCTCGCGGTCATCGAGAAGTAA
- the guaB gene encoding IMP dehydrogenase, whose product MENSPSTETPTGPDGGELGGHLPELPAGSARVVPLGLTFDDVLLQPGESDVVPSRVNTRTRLTRNIELTVPLLSSAMDTVTEGRMAIAMARQGGIGVLHRNLSVEDQALQVDLVKRSESGMITNPVTASPDDTLRDVDALCGRYRISGVPVVDGQGQLVGIVTNRDMRFVSDPATPVRDIMTRTPLITASVGVSKDDALDLLRRHKVEKLPIVDGSGALRGLITVKDFTKSEQYPNATKDDAGRLRVAAAVGVGEDGYKRARALVDAGVDVVIVDTAHGHQRAVLEMVARLKRDVAVDIVGGNIATYAGAKALVEAGADGVKVGVGPGAICTTRIVAGVGVPQVTAIMEAARAARPAGVPVIGDGGIQYSGDIAKALVAGADTVMLGSLLAGCEESPGELIFINGKQYKAYRGMGSLGAMQSRGQGKSYSKDRYFQQDVMAEDKLVPEGVEGQVPYRGPLAQVAHQLTGGLRAAMGYVGAESIPELHRRGQLIRITAAGLKESHPHDIQMTVEAPNYHSR is encoded by the coding sequence GTGGAGAATTCGCCCAGCACCGAGACCCCGACCGGCCCCGACGGCGGCGAGCTGGGCGGCCACCTGCCCGAGCTGCCGGCCGGCTCCGCCCGGGTGGTGCCGCTCGGGCTGACCTTCGACGACGTGCTCCTGCAGCCGGGCGAGTCGGACGTGGTGCCCAGCCGGGTCAACACCCGCACCCGGCTCACCCGCAACATCGAGCTGACCGTGCCGCTGCTCTCCAGCGCGATGGACACCGTCACCGAGGGCCGGATGGCGATCGCCATGGCCCGCCAGGGCGGCATCGGCGTGCTGCACCGCAACCTCTCGGTCGAGGACCAGGCGCTCCAGGTCGACCTGGTCAAGCGCTCCGAGTCCGGCATGATCACCAACCCGGTGACGGCCAGCCCGGACGACACGCTGCGCGACGTCGACGCGCTCTGCGGCCGCTACCGCATCTCCGGCGTGCCGGTGGTCGACGGGCAGGGGCAGCTCGTCGGCATCGTCACCAACCGCGACATGCGCTTCGTCTCCGACCCGGCCACGCCGGTCCGCGACATCATGACCCGCACCCCGCTGATCACCGCCTCGGTCGGGGTGAGCAAGGACGACGCGCTCGACCTGCTGCGCCGCCACAAGGTCGAGAAGCTGCCGATCGTCGACGGGTCCGGTGCGCTGCGCGGCCTGATCACGGTCAAGGACTTCACCAAGAGCGAGCAGTACCCGAACGCCACCAAGGACGACGCGGGGCGGCTCCGGGTCGCCGCCGCGGTCGGCGTGGGCGAGGACGGCTACAAGCGGGCCCGTGCCCTGGTCGACGCCGGCGTCGACGTGGTCATCGTGGACACCGCGCACGGCCATCAGCGGGCCGTGCTGGAGATGGTCGCCCGGCTCAAGCGCGACGTGGCCGTCGACATCGTCGGCGGCAACATCGCCACCTACGCGGGCGCGAAGGCGCTGGTCGAGGCCGGCGCCGACGGCGTCAAGGTGGGCGTCGGCCCGGGCGCCATCTGCACCACCCGGATCGTGGCCGGGGTGGGCGTGCCGCAGGTCACCGCGATCATGGAGGCGGCCCGGGCCGCCCGACCGGCCGGCGTGCCGGTGATCGGCGACGGCGGCATCCAATACTCCGGCGACATCGCCAAGGCGCTGGTGGCCGGCGCCGACACGGTGATGCTGGGCAGCCTGCTGGCCGGCTGCGAGGAGAGCCCCGGCGAGCTGATCTTCATCAACGGCAAGCAGTACAAGGCGTACCGGGGGATGGGCTCGCTCGGCGCGATGCAGTCGCGCGGCCAGGGCAAGTCGTACTCCAAGGACCGCTACTTCCAGCAGGACGTGATGGCCGAGGACAAGCTGGTCCCCGAGGGCGTCGAGGGGCAGGTGCCCTACCGGGGCCCGCTCGCCCAGGTCGCCCACCAGCTCACCGGCGGCCTGCGCGCCGCCATGGGCTACGTCGGCGCCGAGAGCATCCCCGAGCTGCACCGGCGTGGCCAGCTCATCCGGATCACCGCGGCCGGGCTCAAGGAGAGCCACCCGCACGACATCCAGATGACCGTCGAGGCGCCGAACTACCACTCCCGCTGA
- a CDS encoding THUMP-like domain-containing protein — protein MDLDQLTALRTPEGSAALAAAAEVAGGDPLAAAAALRSAGIPGGLAAAALTQAELRRRAAGKFGPAAAGMFLTRAGLEQATRRVVADRRAARLRAAGVTTLADLGCGLGADALAAARAGIRVHGVEADPVTAAMAAANAEAAGLADLVTVECGDATAFDVSRVDGAFCDPARRRAGTGRRIFDPNAYSPPWDFVTGLAARVPRTVVKVAPGLDHALIPAGAEAEWVSVDGDLVEAALWCGPLADVPRRATLLRSKEGAPVNASGREGAPAYHLTGTGADEAAVGAVRRFLFDPDPAVVRAHLVAELSADLGATLADPSIAYLYADAAHATPFARCLEITDVLPFSLKRLRALLRERRVGRVEILKRGSALEPEKLRRDLRLAGDEAASLVLTRVAGAPTVLICRPAPAAG, from the coding sequence GTGGACCTCGACCAGCTCACCGCGCTGCGTACCCCCGAGGGGTCGGCCGCGCTCGCCGCGGCGGCGGAGGTGGCCGGCGGCGACCCGCTGGCGGCGGCGGCCGCGCTGCGCTCGGCCGGTATCCCCGGCGGGCTCGCCGCGGCGGCGCTGACCCAGGCGGAACTGCGCCGCCGGGCGGCAGGCAAGTTCGGCCCGGCGGCGGCCGGCATGTTCCTCACCCGGGCCGGGCTGGAACAGGCCACCCGCCGGGTGGTCGCCGACCGGCGGGCCGCGCGGCTGCGCGCCGCGGGCGTGACGACCCTGGCCGACCTGGGGTGCGGGCTGGGCGCCGACGCGCTGGCCGCGGCCCGTGCCGGCATCCGCGTGCACGGGGTCGAGGCCGACCCGGTGACCGCCGCGATGGCCGCCGCGAACGCCGAGGCGGCCGGGCTGGCCGACCTGGTCACGGTCGAGTGCGGCGACGCCACCGCGTTCGACGTGTCCCGGGTGGACGGCGCGTTCTGCGACCCGGCGCGGCGGCGGGCCGGCACCGGCCGGCGGATCTTCGACCCGAACGCCTACTCCCCGCCGTGGGACTTCGTCACCGGGCTGGCCGCGCGGGTGCCGCGTACCGTGGTCAAGGTGGCGCCCGGCCTGGACCACGCGCTGATCCCGGCCGGCGCCGAGGCGGAGTGGGTGAGCGTCGACGGCGACCTGGTGGAGGCCGCGCTCTGGTGCGGGCCCCTCGCCGACGTCCCCCGCCGCGCCACCCTGCTGCGGAGCAAGGAAGGGGCCCCCGTTAACGCCTCCGGTAGAGAAGGGGCCCCCGCTTATCACCTCACCGGCACCGGCGCGGACGAGGCGGCGGTGGGCGCGGTACGGCGGTTCCTGTTCGACCCGGACCCGGCGGTGGTGCGCGCGCACCTGGTCGCGGAGCTGTCCGCCGACCTCGGCGCCACGCTCGCCGACCCGTCGATCGCCTACCTCTACGCGGACGCGGCACACGCCACCCCGTTCGCCCGCTGCCTGGAGATCACCGACGTGCTGCCGTTCTCCCTGAAGCGGCTGCGCGCCCTGCTGCGGGAACGCCGGGTCGGTCGGGTGGAGATCCTCAAGCGGGGGTCGGCGCTGGAGCCGGAGAAGCTGCGCCGGGACCTGCGGCTGGCCGGCGACGAGGCGGCCAGCCTGGTGCTGACCCGGGTGGCCGGCGCGCCCACCGTGCTGATCTGCCGCCCGGCGCCGGCGGCCGGCTGA
- the ybaK gene encoding Cys-tRNA(Pro) deacylase, whose translation MAGQGTPATALLTRRKIAYTTHPYDVSPDAPNYGALVADALGVPPGQVFKSLVTEVDGGLTVAVVPVTGELDLKALAAAVGGKRAALADRVAAERATGYVRGGISPLGQRKRLQTVVDASASAYPAVYVSAGRRGLQLRLAPADLVALTGAVTAPIAAG comes from the coding sequence ATGGCGGGACAGGGCACTCCGGCGACCGCGCTGCTGACCAGGCGGAAGATCGCGTACACCACGCATCCGTACGACGTGTCGCCGGACGCGCCGAACTACGGCGCGCTGGTCGCCGACGCCCTCGGGGTGCCGCCGGGGCAGGTGTTCAAGTCGCTGGTCACCGAGGTCGACGGCGGGCTGACCGTGGCGGTGGTGCCGGTGACCGGGGAGCTGGACCTGAAGGCGCTGGCCGCGGCGGTCGGCGGCAAGCGGGCCGCGCTGGCCGACCGGGTCGCGGCCGAGCGGGCCACCGGGTACGTGCGGGGCGGGATCAGCCCGCTGGGGCAGCGGAAGCGGTTGCAAACGGTGGTCGACGCGTCCGCGTCGGCGTACCCGGCGGTGTACGTGTCGGCCGGTCGCCGGGGTCTCCAGCTTCGGCTCGCGCCGGCCGATCTGGTGGCGCTGACCGGGGCCGTGACCGCCCCGATCGCGGCCGGCTGA
- a CDS encoding DUF5319 domain-containing protein: MHDEPIDPFNGDPADPAAGLHDSGEEETLDPLTEVERQDVLEDLADLEIYQALLQPIGVRGLVIECEDCREPHYFDWDLLRGNLRHLLNSGRPRVHEPAYDPDPDHYVSWDYARGYADGVHDTLTEGTDDAAQE; encoded by the coding sequence GTGCACGACGAGCCCATCGACCCGTTCAACGGCGACCCGGCCGATCCGGCTGCCGGCCTGCACGATTCCGGCGAGGAGGAGACGCTCGACCCGCTGACCGAGGTCGAGCGGCAGGACGTCCTGGAGGATCTCGCCGATCTGGAGATCTACCAGGCCCTGCTCCAGCCGATCGGGGTGCGTGGCCTGGTGATCGAGTGCGAGGACTGCCGCGAGCCGCACTACTTCGACTGGGACCTGCTCCGGGGCAACCTGCGCCACCTGCTCAACTCGGGGCGCCCCCGGGTGCACGAGCCGGCCTACGACCCCGACCCCGACCACTACGTGAGCTGGGACTACGCCCGCGGCTACGCGGACGGCGTGCACGACACGCTCACCGAGGGCACGGACGACGCCGCCCAGGAGTGA
- the groL gene encoding chaperonin GroEL (60 kDa chaperone family; promotes refolding of misfolded polypeptides especially under stressful conditions; forms two stacked rings of heptamers to form a barrel-shaped 14mer; ends can be capped by GroES; misfolded proteins enter the barrel where they are refolded when GroES binds): MAKILSFSDDARHLLEHGVNALADAVKVTLGPRGRNVVLDKKFGVPTITNDGVTIAKEIELTNPYENLGAQLVKEVATKTNDVAGDGTTTATVLAQAMVREGLRNVAAGTNPTGLKRGIDAAAAKVSEALLGKAVEVASKESIAHVATVSAQDATIGELIAEAMERVGRDGVITVEEGSALTTELEVTEGLQFDKGFISPNFVTDVESQESVLEDPYILITTQKISAIEELLPLLEKVLQNNKPLLIIAEDVEGQALSTLVVNAIRKTVKVCAVKAPGFGDRRKAMLQDMAVLTGAELVAPELGYKLDQVGLEVLGTARRVVVDKENTTVVDGGGQSAEVTDRVAQIRKEIEASDSEWDREKLSERLAKLSGGIAVIKVGAATEVEMKERKHRIEDAIAATKAAVEEGTVPGGGAALAQILPVLDDDLGFTGEEKVGVSIVRKALVEPLRWIAQNAGHDGYVVVQKVVGQDWGTGLDAATGEYVDLAKAGILDPVKVTRNAVSNAASIAGLLLTTESLVVEKPAEPEPAAAGGHGHSHGHGHQHGPGF; the protein is encoded by the coding sequence ATGGCAAAGATCCTGAGCTTCTCGGATGACGCCCGGCACCTGCTGGAGCACGGTGTCAACGCCCTGGCGGACGCGGTCAAGGTCACCCTCGGCCCGCGCGGGCGCAACGTCGTCCTGGACAAGAAGTTCGGTGTGCCCACGATCACCAACGACGGCGTGACCATCGCCAAGGAGATCGAGCTCACCAACCCGTACGAGAACCTCGGCGCGCAGTTGGTCAAGGAGGTGGCGACCAAGACCAACGACGTCGCCGGCGACGGGACCACCACCGCGACCGTGCTGGCCCAGGCCATGGTCCGCGAGGGCCTGCGCAACGTGGCCGCGGGCACCAACCCGACCGGCCTGAAGCGGGGCATCGACGCGGCGGCCGCCAAGGTCTCCGAGGCGCTGCTCGGCAAGGCCGTCGAGGTCGCCAGCAAGGAGTCGATCGCGCACGTGGCGACCGTCTCCGCGCAGGACGCCACGATCGGCGAGCTGATCGCCGAGGCGATGGAGCGGGTCGGCCGCGACGGTGTCATCACCGTCGAGGAGGGCTCCGCGCTCACCACCGAGCTGGAGGTGACCGAGGGTCTCCAGTTCGACAAGGGCTTCATCTCGCCGAACTTCGTCACCGACGTGGAGTCGCAGGAGTCGGTCCTGGAGGACCCGTACATCCTCATCACCACGCAGAAGATCTCGGCGATCGAGGAGCTGCTGCCGCTGCTGGAGAAGGTCCTCCAGAACAACAAGCCGCTGCTCATCATCGCCGAGGACGTCGAGGGCCAGGCCCTGTCCACGCTGGTGGTCAACGCCATCCGCAAGACCGTGAAGGTCTGCGCGGTGAAGGCCCCCGGCTTCGGCGACCGCCGCAAGGCGATGCTGCAGGACATGGCGGTGCTGACCGGCGCCGAGCTGGTCGCCCCGGAGCTGGGCTACAAGCTCGACCAGGTCGGCCTGGAGGTGCTCGGCACCGCCCGCCGCGTCGTGGTCGACAAGGAGAACACCACGGTCGTCGACGGTGGCGGCCAGTCCGCCGAGGTCACCGACCGGGTCGCCCAGATCCGTAAGGAGATCGAGGCGTCGGACTCCGAGTGGGACCGGGAGAAGCTCTCCGAGCGGCTGGCGAAGCTGTCCGGTGGCATCGCGGTGATCAAGGTCGGCGCGGCCACCGAGGTCGAGATGAAGGAGCGCAAGCACCGCATCGAGGACGCCATCGCCGCGACCAAGGCCGCGGTCGAGGAGGGTACGGTCCCGGGCGGCGGCGCCGCGCTGGCCCAGATCCTGCCGGTGCTCGACGACGACCTGGGCTTCACCGGCGAGGAGAAGGTCGGCGTCTCGATCGTGCGCAAGGCGCTCGTCGAGCCGCTGCGCTGGATCGCCCAGAACGCCGGCCACGACGGCTACGTGGTGGTGCAGAAGGTCGTCGGCCAGGACTGGGGCACCGGCCTGGACGCCGCCACCGGCGAGTACGTCGACCTGGCCAAGGCCGGCATCCTCGACCCGGTGAAGGTGACCCGCAACGCGGTCTCCAACGCCGCGTCGATCGCCGGCCTGCTGCTCACCACGGAGAGCCTCGTGGTGGAGAAGCCGGCCGAGCCGGAGCCGGCCGCCGCCGGTGGGCACGGCCACTCGCACGGCCACGGCCACCAGCACGGCCCGGGTTTCTGA
- a CDS encoding GuaB3 family IMP dehydrogenase-related protein, which yields MRDVVEIGLGKTAQRGYHLDDIAIVPSRRTRDVDDVSTAWQLDAYPFGIPCVAHPSDATMSPTSAVRLGELGGLGVLNVEGLWTRYENPTKILEELAGLGEDARATKRLQEVYAEPIRPDLIAERVRELRAGGGTVAVRVSPQHTLALAPVILDAGVDILVIQGTLVSAEHVSTTDEPLNLKEFIADLDLPVIVGGCTDYKTALHLMRTGAAGVIVGIGGDDWSTTESVLGIRVPMATAIADAAAARRDYLDETGGRYVHLIADGDMQTSGDIAKALGCGADAVMLGEPLSLCEEAPAGGAWWHSAASHPSLPRGAFEVAGEPIGSMERLLFGPADEPDGQLNLFGGLRRAMAKCGYRDLKEFQKVGLVLDR from the coding sequence ATGCGTGACGTGGTCGAGATCGGGCTGGGCAAGACCGCGCAGCGCGGTTACCACCTGGACGACATCGCCATCGTGCCGAGCCGCCGCACCCGGGACGTCGACGACGTCTCCACCGCGTGGCAGCTCGACGCCTACCCGTTCGGCATCCCCTGCGTCGCGCACCCCTCGGACGCGACCATGAGCCCCACCTCGGCGGTGCGCCTCGGCGAGCTGGGCGGCCTCGGCGTGCTCAACGTCGAGGGCCTCTGGACCCGCTACGAGAACCCGACCAAGATCCTGGAGGAGCTGGCCGGCCTGGGCGAGGACGCCCGCGCGACCAAGCGTCTCCAGGAGGTCTACGCCGAGCCGATCCGGCCCGACCTGATCGCCGAGCGGGTCCGCGAGCTGCGGGCCGGCGGCGGCACGGTGGCCGTCCGGGTCTCGCCGCAGCACACCCTGGCGCTGGCCCCGGTGATCCTGGACGCCGGCGTGGACATCCTGGTCATCCAGGGCACGCTCGTCTCCGCGGAGCACGTCTCCACCACCGACGAGCCGCTGAACCTCAAGGAGTTCATCGCCGACCTCGACCTGCCGGTCATCGTGGGCGGCTGCACCGACTACAAGACCGCGCTGCACCTGATGCGCACCGGTGCGGCCGGCGTGATCGTGGGCATCGGCGGCGACGACTGGTCGACCACCGAGTCGGTGCTCGGCATCCGGGTGCCGATGGCCACCGCCATCGCCGACGCCGCCGCGGCCCGCCGCGACTACCTCGACGAGACCGGTGGCCGGTACGTGCACCTGATCGCCGACGGCGACATGCAGACCTCCGGCGACATCGCCAAGGCGCTCGGCTGCGGCGCGGACGCGGTGATGCTCGGCGAGCCGCTCTCGCTCTGCGAGGAGGCCCCGGCCGGCGGCGCCTGGTGGCACTCGGCGGCCAGCCACCCGTCGCTGCCCCGGGGCGCGTTCGAGGTGGCCGGCGAGCCGATCGGCTCGATGGAGCGGCTGCTGTTCGGCCCGGCCGACGAGCCGGACGGCCAGCTCAACCTCTTCGGCGGGCTGCGCCGCGCGATGGCCAAGTGCGGCTACCGCGACCTCAAGGAGTTCCAGAAGGTCGGCCTGGTCCTGGACCGCTGA
- a CDS encoding molybdopterin-dependent oxidoreductase, translated as MSTISRRHAALSGVVAAAVALGVAEPVAVLTGPRSAPLIAVGGLVVDLVPEPLKQFAIDVFGTYDKIALLTGTALLLAAFAALLGLAAARRLAIGLAGIAAFAVLGVAAALTRPGADAFDALPSLVGAALGGLTLWAFVAGPLRADRDPATPAARSGDADTAVARRGPVPPPAAAALAREEEGAGGWEPSVGGDQESRRRFLRGAGLLTGAAAVAGLGGHWLAGRRGVSAAREAVTLPAPAGAAPPVPAGADLSLPRLAPYVTPNREFYRIDTALVVPQVDPVTWKLRIHGRVRNPIELSFDDLLARPMVERYVTLACVSNEVGGDLIGNARWLGVPIKELLDEADPEEGADQVVGRAADGWTCGTPTSALRDGRDALLAVGMNGEPLPVEHGFPVRMVVPGLYGYVSACKWLTELELTSFADFDAYWVPRGWSAQGPIKTQSRIDTPRARSRPAAGPVTVAGVAWAQHRGIRRVEVRVDGGPWREATLAPAVSSDTWVQWSWRWDATPGEHRLQVRATDAAGETQPEQRSPVAPDGATGWHTVTVTVA; from the coding sequence GTGAGCACGATCTCCCGCCGCCACGCGGCACTGTCCGGTGTCGTCGCCGCCGCGGTGGCGCTCGGCGTCGCCGAGCCGGTGGCCGTCCTGACCGGTCCCCGGTCCGCCCCGCTGATCGCCGTCGGCGGCCTCGTGGTCGACCTGGTGCCCGAGCCGCTCAAGCAGTTCGCCATCGACGTCTTCGGCACGTACGACAAGATCGCGCTGCTGACCGGCACGGCGCTGCTGCTGGCCGCCTTCGCGGCGCTGCTCGGCCTGGCCGCGGCCCGTCGGTTGGCGATCGGCCTGGCCGGCATCGCCGCGTTCGCCGTCCTCGGCGTGGCCGCCGCGCTGACCCGGCCCGGCGCGGACGCGTTCGACGCGCTTCCGTCCCTGGTCGGCGCCGCCCTCGGCGGCCTGACGCTCTGGGCCTTCGTGGCCGGCCCGCTGCGCGCGGACCGCGACCCGGCCACCCCCGCGGCGCGCTCCGGTGACGCCGACACGGCCGTCGCCCGGCGCGGCCCCGTGCCACCCCCGGCGGCCGCCGCGCTCGCGCGCGAGGAGGAGGGCGCCGGAGGTTGGGAGCCGTCGGTGGGCGGTGACCAGGAGTCGCGCCGCCGGTTCCTGCGCGGCGCCGGCCTGCTGACCGGTGCGGCGGCGGTGGCCGGCCTCGGCGGGCACTGGCTGGCCGGCCGGCGCGGCGTCTCGGCGGCCCGGGAGGCGGTGACGTTGCCGGCACCGGCCGGCGCCGCCCCGCCGGTGCCGGCCGGTGCGGACCTGTCCCTGCCCCGGCTCGCCCCCTACGTCACCCCGAACCGGGAGTTCTACCGGATCGACACCGCGCTGGTGGTGCCGCAGGTCGACCCGGTCACCTGGAAGCTGCGCATCCACGGCCGGGTCCGCAACCCGATCGAGCTGAGCTTCGACGACCTGCTGGCCCGACCGATGGTCGAGCGGTACGTGACGCTCGCCTGCGTCTCCAACGAGGTGGGCGGCGACCTGATCGGCAACGCCCGCTGGCTCGGCGTGCCGATCAAGGAGCTGCTGGACGAGGCCGACCCGGAGGAGGGCGCGGACCAGGTGGTCGGGCGCGCGGCCGACGGCTGGACCTGCGGCACCCCCACGTCGGCGCTGCGCGACGGGCGGGACGCGCTGCTCGCGGTGGGCATGAACGGCGAGCCGCTGCCGGTCGAGCACGGCTTCCCGGTGCGGATGGTGGTGCCCGGCCTCTACGGGTACGTCTCGGCGTGCAAGTGGCTGACCGAGCTGGAGTTGACCAGCTTCGCCGACTTCGACGCGTACTGGGTGCCGCGCGGCTGGTCCGCCCAGGGGCCGATCAAGACGCAGTCGCGGATCGACACGCCTCGCGCCCGCAGCCGCCCGGCCGCCGGCCCGGTGACGGTCGCCGGCGTGGCGTGGGCGCAGCACCGCGGCATCCGCCGCGTCGAGGTACGCGTCGACGGCGGGCCCTGGCGGGAGGCGACGCTGGCTCCGGCGGTGTCGTCGGACACCTGGGTCCAGTGGTCGTGGCGCTGGGACGCGACCCCGGGCGAGCACCGTCTCCAGGTGCGTGCCACCGACGCGGCCGGCGAGACGCAGCCGGAGCAGCGCAGCCCGGTGGCCCCGGACGGCGCGACCGGCTGGCACACCGTCACGGTGACGGTGGCCTGA
- a CDS encoding WhiB family transcriptional regulator, whose amino-acid sequence MSNVRRLPGPIVDLWDWQRLGACRGRDSAQFFHPDGERGSSRLRRETGAKTVCGACPVRAECAAHALAVREPYGVWGGFSESERLRLLALGWEDAADRRQSRVDVARLEARLGRAHKTAVPDQRKVA is encoded by the coding sequence ATGTCGAACGTACGTAGGCTGCCTGGACCCATCGTCGACCTCTGGGACTGGCAGCGGCTCGGCGCGTGCCGGGGCCGCGACAGCGCCCAGTTCTTCCACCCGGACGGCGAGCGCGGCTCGTCCCGACTGCGCCGCGAGACCGGCGCGAAGACGGTCTGCGGTGCCTGCCCGGTGCGCGCCGAGTGCGCCGCGCACGCCCTCGCCGTCCGCGAGCCGTACGGCGTCTGGGGCGGGTTCAGCGAGTCCGAGCGGCTGCGGCTGCTCGCCCTCGGCTGGGAGGACGCGGCCGACCGCAGGCAGTCCCGGGTGGACGTCGCCCGGCTGGAGGCCCGCCTCGGCCGCGCGCACAAGACCGCCGTCCCCGACCAGCGCAAGGTCGCCTGA
- a CDS encoding response regulator transcription factor — protein MRSVLVCVRTPLAAQHLTSAAARLGLSGVVRTAVSDPEVMLRLAERPVDVVLADTALTRPDSAGFVRRVLARAPQAAVLLLGAEESESAAATISAGARGLIQNADHDLTSAVAKALLLLSAPGRANRHRVADTARDAAAVGGPTRATAPGRTPAGPNWPAAPVDAAGLPTVVPVQRGEDANDPAAEGAETPQPGPGQRAGRTPRSAIGLTERELQVLLGMAEGKSNAEIGRELFVSEDTVKTHARRLFRKLGARDRAHAVAAGFRAGLVA, from the coding sequence GTGCGTAGCGTTCTTGTATGCGTTCGGACACCATTGGCGGCCCAGCATCTGACCTCCGCGGCGGCGCGGCTCGGGCTGTCCGGCGTCGTCCGGACGGCCGTCTCCGATCCCGAGGTGATGCTGCGGCTCGCCGAGCGCCCGGTCGACGTGGTGCTCGCGGACACCGCCCTCACCCGACCGGACAGCGCCGGCTTCGTGCGCCGGGTGCTCGCCCGCGCGCCGCAGGCCGCGGTGCTGCTGCTCGGCGCCGAGGAGTCGGAGTCGGCGGCGGCCACCATCAGCGCCGGGGCGCGCGGTCTGATCCAGAACGCCGACCACGACCTGACCAGCGCGGTGGCGAAGGCGCTGCTGCTGCTCTCCGCCCCCGGGCGGGCCAACCGGCACCGGGTGGCCGACACCGCCCGGGACGCGGCGGCGGTCGGCGGGCCGACCCGGGCGACGGCGCCGGGGCGTACCCCGGCCGGGCCGAACTGGCCGGCGGCGCCGGTGGATGCCGCGGGCCTGCCCACGGTGGTGCCGGTGCAGCGGGGCGAGGACGCCAACGACCCGGCGGCGGAGGGGGCGGAGACGCCTCAGCCGGGCCCCGGCCAGCGCGCGGGACGGACGCCGCGCAGCGCGATCGGGCTCACCGAGCGTGAGCTTCAGGTGCTGCTCGGCATGGCGGAGGGCAAGAGCAACGCGGAGATCGGGCGGGAGCTGTTCGTCTCCGAGGACACCGTCAAGACGCACGCCCGGCGGCTGTTCCGCAAGCTCGGCGCGCGCGACCGGGCGCACGCGGTGGCGGCCGGCTTCCGGGCTGGCCTGGTCGCCTGA